A stretch of Bacteroidales bacterium DNA encodes these proteins:
- the nadD gene encoding nicotinate (nicotinamide) nucleotide adenylyltransferase, giving the protein MKTGLYFGSFNPVHIGHLAIANYMTGFTDIDQLWFVISPQNPLKRKATLLEDHKRRALLELTVEDDDRLRVCDIEFKLPKPSYTVDTLAYMKELYPSHEFILIMGSDGLPTFKKWKNYRVIEENYTRYIYPRPGYPVDLSEHPNCKVVDAPLMEISSTFIRDALKARKDIRHFLPPRVYEYIVEMHYYE; this is encoded by the coding sequence ATGAAAACCGGTTTGTATTTCGGATCATTCAATCCCGTACATATCGGTCATTTAGCTATTGCCAATTACATGACGGGGTTCACTGACATCGATCAGCTTTGGTTTGTGATCAGTCCTCAGAATCCGCTGAAAAGAAAAGCAACCCTTCTCGAAGACCACAAACGCAGGGCATTGCTCGAATTAACCGTAGAAGATGATGACCGGCTGAGGGTTTGCGATATAGAATTCAAACTGCCGAAGCCATCCTACACAGTTGATACGCTGGCGTATATGAAAGAACTTTACCCGTCGCATGAATTCATTTTGATTATGGGGTCTGACGGGTTACCGACATTTAAAAAGTGGAAGAATTACAGGGTTATTGAAGAAAATTACACACGCTATATCTATCCACGGCCTGGCTATCCGGTTGATCTTTCCGAACATCCCAATTGCAAAGTAGTTGACGCACCCCTCATGGAAATATCATCCACCTTCATCCGTGATGCATTAAAGGCACGCAAAGATATCCGGCACTTCCTGCCACCAAGGGTATATGAGTATATTGTGGAGATGCATTATTATGAGTGA
- a CDS encoding sulfatase-like hydrolase/transferase, translating to MKDRILFLLKYFISWLCAFVIARLVFLIYQYGQSFDLSARTWLKIFSHGFKLDLSMTGYITLFPALVLLVTSFFRNKPACIIINAYTFIVILVFLLITLVDLEAYKYWGTRLDSAPLRFLNKPKEVLASSSILTLIAYFTAFIAFTVLIFIFYRKYISSSLANSTKAGMKAFIPLVFIVGLLIIPIRGGLGVSPVNTGSVYFSSNSFANHAAVNVMWNFGQSVVENKETRNPYVFHKEKNYESVLLDLYRSGTPDSILKIKRPNIILLILESFSAKLIEPLGGTPNITPKFNEMSKHGVLFSQLYSTDSRTDKGVATVISGYPVLEAIPIMKYSEKTQNLAFLSKALIDAGYHTSFLYGGDVDFANMRSYFVNGGFQKITSESDFPASVRTGKWGVPDHYVYNRFLEDIKADTGTWFKVMLTLSNHEPFEIPGKPKFGDKTLTEKFYSSAFYADSCLGDFIRRFRESGQWDNTLIIMVADHGTRLPEFDEVFEPRKHHIPLLFTGGAVATDTVVSKIGSQANIAYTLLHQLGLPAENFLLGKDLLSPESKSFAFYSIKNGIAMITDSSGFGYDFVEHGLNYSYGNIDSSLIDIAKTMQQYVFDNYLNLSQKR from the coding sequence ATGAAAGACCGTATTCTGTTCCTTTTGAAATACTTCATATCATGGCTTTGTGCCTTTGTTATTGCAAGACTTGTTTTCCTGATCTACCAGTATGGCCAGTCATTTGACCTTTCTGCCCGAACATGGCTAAAAATCTTCAGTCACGGGTTTAAACTCGATCTTTCAATGACAGGCTATATCACACTCTTCCCTGCCCTGGTACTGCTTGTCACTTCCTTTTTCAGGAATAAACCTGCATGCATTATCATCAATGCATATACCTTTATAGTCATTCTGGTATTCCTGCTGATAACGCTGGTTGACCTTGAGGCCTATAAATACTGGGGAACCAGGCTCGACAGCGCCCCTCTCCGTTTTCTGAACAAGCCCAAAGAAGTGCTGGCGTCTTCAAGCATTCTTACTCTGATAGCCTATTTTACCGCATTCATAGCTTTTACAGTCCTCATTTTCATTTTTTACAGGAAATACATATCTTCATCACTTGCCAATAGCACAAAGGCAGGTATGAAAGCCTTCATCCCACTGGTGTTTATAGTCGGATTACTGATTATACCCATTCGGGGGGGACTGGGAGTTTCGCCGGTTAACACGGGGAGTGTTTATTTCAGCAGCAATTCCTTTGCTAACCATGCTGCAGTGAATGTAATGTGGAACTTTGGCCAATCGGTTGTTGAGAATAAGGAAACCCGTAATCCCTATGTCTTTCATAAAGAAAAAAACTATGAATCGGTGTTGCTTGATTTATACAGAAGCGGAACTCCGGATAGCATTCTAAAGATTAAACGTCCGAACATCATCCTTCTGATTCTTGAGTCATTTTCAGCCAAGCTCATTGAACCGTTGGGCGGCACTCCGAACATTACGCCTAAGTTCAATGAAATGTCAAAGCATGGTGTGCTTTTTAGCCAGCTCTATTCAACCGATTCGAGGACAGATAAGGGTGTTGCCACTGTTATTAGCGGTTACCCGGTTCTCGAGGCAATTCCTATAATGAAATACTCTGAAAAAACGCAAAATCTTGCATTCCTTTCAAAAGCACTCATTGATGCAGGATACCATACTAGCTTTCTATACGGTGGTGATGTAGACTTTGCCAATATGCGGTCGTACTTTGTGAACGGCGGATTCCAGAAGATTACCTCGGAAAGTGATTTCCCTGCATCCGTAAGGACCGGTAAATGGGGAGTTCCGGATCATTATGTATACAACCGGTTTCTTGAGGATATCAAAGCCGATACTGGCACCTGGTTTAAAGTTATGCTTACCCTCAGCAATCATGAACCCTTTGAAATACCAGGAAAACCTAAATTCGGCGACAAGACTCTTACAGAAAAATTTTACAGCTCGGCATTTTATGCTGACAGCTGCCTGGGCGATTTTATCCGCCGGTTCAGGGAATCGGGCCAATGGGACAACACGCTGATCATAATGGTAGCTGATCATGGCACACGTCTGCCCGAATTTGACGAAGTATTTGAGCCGCGGAAGCACCATATTCCCCTGCTTTTTACCGGAGGTGCAGTTGCCACGGATACGGTTGTTTCAAAAATCGGTTCGCAGGCCAACATTGCGTATACCCTGCTGCATCAACTGGGACTGCCGGCAGAAAATTTTTTGCTGGGGAAGGACTTGCTGTCACCCGAATCGAAATCCTTTGCTTTCTACTCTATAAAAAACGGTATAGCCATGATCACTGACAGCAGTGGTTTTGGTTATGATTTTGTTGAACATGGATTAAATTATTCCTATGGGAATATCGACTCAAGTCTTATTGATATTGCCAAAACAATGCAACAATATGTTTTTGATAATTACCTGAATCTTTCACAAAAAAGATGA